A single region of the Halichondria panicea chromosome 10, odHalPani1.1, whole genome shotgun sequence genome encodes:
- the LOC135343347 gene encoding class II receptor tyrosine kinase-like, which translates to MIDMISLHLFLTALLISGYCDALTCNQTALPTLYRGLWLDGGPITYNDVPITYPSNCTLPNILARYIACDYGVVLGDRAIIPSPPDLNSASYFTYFITWNRDSLNSFIDFDLTTATAGITAVELSFLNSPANRISLPEPRLSVIEYNPGFRDQTETNITTWILDNQDLTQADHQIRTISIRPLTPFSAANLRIRFQFTAFRDFDWVFLSEIQFCTQFQPPFQLQALIFQTPSSIVVQPSADDLRKGSTELVCTVSSEGSYTWQWNNTFLENKGDYRITIGDGSRTTKLTINNLDFSDAANYECIATTHDVDLMNSTVYLVEFPESVITAPAVSGYLQTGEVTLTCELHGYQSSLSPPVWLNTNGSEINTTTKYTVSVCEGNNTIILQNGTVFPSIIFNITIHNLSSADEGNYTCRGVREESVTQLTILEGTDPNMLPQTCISTSIEVNITPTPPPGNETTTRVPVLDENIVIIAAAVVTVFIILTAVGILVTALVFIKMYRSKTLAISTHNENNYIEVELTPNLTENVTDIQNSPMARDSVIPTIPSQDLAETDFQQMGLDREELEYENGELYRQPGRMQLKRRSTNSTEPKLTKVITVDFKDALDSNPIYDTASILGDGFMEENPLYDVQETCGAEGILSGEKSLLEPNPMHESAQSLMKENPLYGRRSCSTDSELSGEPIYNEAFNPAMLSCKENHFYYEEINPSNFEPSQQDGGDTNLLPFEPVYDIPSLVVASAKPLLIETENICEERVLGIGQFGEVILAETVGLSEKDLKLGSSTDKNARILVAVKKLKDQADKSMKESFEKEIKFMSGLSDENIVRLLAVCDKEPKFIVIEYMGNGDLYQFLKRHQLDTAELLENRLTVSNLLYISVQIASGMRYLASLKYVHRDLASRNCLVDNNLTVKISDFGMSRNLYESVYYRLRGRAVLPIRWMAMESFYGRFSEKTDVWSFGITLWEIFTLGRFLPYEELDDQQVVDEAIRNKQRKLLPKPEACPEDVYQRVMLKCWEYKLKDRADFAELNNCLKEIHKHFEI; encoded by the exons ATGATTGACATGATTTCACTGCATCTATTTCTAACTGCTCTGCTCATCAGTGGCTATTGTGATGCTCTCACTTGTAATCAAACAG CCCTTCCTACACTGTATCGCGGTCTGTGGTTAGATGGTGGTCCAATTACATACAACGATGTTCCGATCACCTATCCATCAAATTGTACACTGCCAAATATTCTTGCTAGATATATTGCCTGTGATTACGGTGTTGTACTGGGTGACAGAGCAATCATTCCATCTCCTCCTGATCTCAATAGTGCAAGTTATTTCACCTACTTCATTACTTGGAACAGAGACTCATTGAATAGTTTTATTGACTTTGACCTCACTACAGCAACGGCTGGGATTACTGCTGTAGAACTCAGTTTCTTGAACAGTCCTGCCAACAGAATCAGTTTGCCAGAACCTAGACTATCTGTTATTGAATATAATCCAGGCTTTAGAGATCAAACAGAAACAAATATCACAACCTGGATACTTGACAATCAAGATCTGACTCAGGCAGACCACCAAATCAGAACTATTAGCATTCGGCCACTCACACCATTTAGTGCTGCGAACCTCAGAATTAGGTTCCAATTTACAGCGTTTCGTGATTTTGATTGGGTCTTTCTGAGTGAAATACAATTTTGCACACAGTTTCAACCTCCTTTTCAACTTCAGGCTCTAATCTTTCAAACACCATCATCAATTGTTGTTCAGCCAAGTGCAGACGACCTGAGAAAAGGATCAACAGAGTTAGTGTGcactgtttccagtgaaggaTCGTACACATGGCAGTGGAATAACACTTTTTTAGAAAATAAAGGCGACTACAGAATCACCATTGGAGACGGAAGCAGAACTACTAAGTTGACGATTAACAATCTGGACTTTAGTGATGCTGCTAATTATGAATGCATAGCAACAACACACGATGTGGATTTAATGAACTCAACAGTGTATTTAGTGGAGTTTCCAG AGAGTGTCATTACTGCACCTGCTGTCAGTGGATATCTACAGACTGGAGAGGTTACCCTGACCTGTGAGCTCCATGGTTACCAGtcatcactctctcctcctgtgTGGCTAAACACAAATGGCAGTGAAATAAATACCACTACCAAATacactgtgtctgtgtgtgaagGAAACAACACCATAATTCTACAGAATGGCACTGTCTTCCCTAGTATCATTTTCAACATCACAATTCACAACCTTTCGTCAGCCGATGAAGGGAACTACACGTGTCGTGGTGTCAGAGAAGAGAGTGTCACTCAACTCACAATATTAGAAGGAACTGATCCAAACATGTTACCCCAAACATGCATCTCTACGTCTATAGAGG TAAATATCACCCCCACTCCACCCCCTGGCAACGAAACTACCACTCGTGTCCCTGTATTAGACGAAAACATTGTCATCATAGCAGCTGCAGTCGTGACTGTTTTTATAATACTGACAGCAGTTGGTATTCTTGTAACAGCTTTGGTGTTTATCAAAATGTATCGCAGTAAGACTCTAGCCATTTCGACACACAATGAGAACAATTACATAGAAGTTGAACTCACGCCTAATTTAACAGAAAACGTAACCGACATTCAGAACTCCCCTATGGCACGAGACAGCGTCATCCCTACAATACCTTCCCAGGATTTGGCTGAGACAGATTTTCAACAAATGGGATTAGATCGTGAAGAGCTAGAGTACGAAAATGGAGAGTTGTACAGACAGCCGGGAAGAATGCAACTAAAGAGGAGATCAACAAATTCAACTGAGCCTAAATTGACGAAAGTTATTACAGTTGATTTTAAGGATGCGCTTGATTCTAATCCAATATATGATACTGCATCTATTTTAGGTGATGGTTTTATGGAGGAAAATCCACTGTATGATGTTCAAGAAACCTGCGGGGCAGAGGGCATACTCAGTGGAGAAAAATCTTTGCTTGAACCAAATCCGATGCATGAGTCTGCACAGAGTCTTATGAAGGAGAATCCATTGTATGGTAGGCGGAGCTGCAGTACAGATAGCGAACTCAGTGGAGAACCAATTTACAATGAGGCTTTTAATCCAGCTATGTTGTCATGCAAAGAAAATCATTTTTACTATGAAGAAATAAATCCAAGTAACTTTGAACCAAGTCAGCAAGATGGCGGTGACACGAATTTGCTTCCATTTGAACCAGTGTACGACATACCTTCGCTGGTGGTGGCATCCGCAAAGCCCTTGCTAATTGAAACTGAAAACATTTGTGAAGAGAGGGTTCTTGGAATCGGGCAGTTTGGGGAAGTTATTTTAGCGGAAACTGTGGGTTTGAGTGAGAAAGACCTGAAGCTTGGTAGCAGCACTGACAAGAATGCACGGATCCTAGTGGCAGTGAAGAAGCTGAAAGATCAGGCCGACAAATCCATGAAGGAATCGTTTGAGAAAGAGATAAAGTTCATGTCCGGACTCTCCGATGAGAACATTGTTCGTTTGTTGGCTGTGTGTGATAAGGAGCCAAAGTTCATTGTGATCGAGTACATGGGAAACGGAGATCTTTATCAGTTCTTAAAACGACACCAGCTGGATACTGCCGAATTGCTGGAAAACAGATTGACAGTTTCGAATCTCCTGTACATTAGTGTTCAGATAGCCAGTGGAATGCGATATCTTGCTTCTCTTAAATACGTGCACAGAGATTTGGCCTCTAGAAACTGCCTTGTGGACAACAATTTGACAGTGAAAATTTCTGATTTTGGCATGAGTCGCAATCTCTACGAGTCAGTTTACTATCGATTGCGAGGACGAGCCGTACTTCCAATTCGTTGGATGGCAATGGAAAGTTTCTATGGGAGATTCTCTGAGAAGACAGACGTCTGGTCATTTGGTATCACACTGTGGGAGATATTCACTCTGGGAAGATTCCTCCCTTACGAGGAACTGGACGATCAGCAAGTTGTTGATGAAGCAATTAGAAATAAGCAACGTAAACTACTACCGAAGCCCGAGGCATGCCCTGAGGATGTCTACCAACGTGTGATGCTTAAATGCTGGGAGTACAAACTGAAAGATAGAGCTGATTTCGCAGAGCTCAACAACTGTCTAAAAGAGATTCACAAACACTTTGAAATATAA